The nucleotide window AAATGGAGATTTGACGGCGGCGACGCTGGTGAACACCTGGCCGGAAGAACGCCTGGCCCAAATCATCTGGGAGTACGGCGAAGAGCGCTGGGCCAGGCGGATAGCCGCATGCATCGTCGCCGCCCGGCAAAGGGAACCCATCACCACTACCACCCGTCTGGTTGAGATTATAAAAGCTGCAATTCCGGCCAGGGCGAGGAGGTCCGGACATCATCCCGCCAAACGGACCTTCCAAGCCCTCCGGATTGCCATAAACGGGGAATTGGACGCCTTAAAGACAGTTATGGCAAAACTGGAACAGATTTTAAATCCAGGCGGCCGGGTAGGGGTCATATCTTTCCATTCACTGGAAGACAGGATAGTAAAAAACGCCTTCCAGCTTTTGAGCGGCCGCTGTACCTGCCCGCCGGATTTGCCTGTCTGCATTTGCGGCCGGAGGCGGGTTCTAGAGCCAATTACACATAAACCGGTGACTCCATCTACAGCGGAAATTGCCGCCAACCCCAGGGCCCGGAGCGCCAGGCTCCGTGTGGCCCGGAGGGTTCTAAAGGAAAAGGATGGTGAATAAGCTATGTTAGCAGCACCGGCGCAGGAACTGGCCTATAAGTTAGACGCGGTTCATAGACCGGCGGCAGGGGAGAGGAGACCCCGGCCGCGTGCGAAAGGGAAGCCCGGGCATAAAATTTTATTATTGGGCCTGGTACTGCTGGCAGTCGGCCTCGCCTTTGCGAAAACCTACCTGGCGGTGCAGGTGATAATCAAGGGATATGAACTGGAGGCCCTGAAAAAAGAAATCGATACTATACAAAAGGAAAATGAACGACTACAATTAGAGGTGGCCCGCTTGAAGGCACCGGAGCGGATAGCTTCCGTGGCAACCACGCGGCTGGGAATGGTGGAACCGCAGGAAGGCCAGCTCTGTTACGTTGCCGGGAAAACCGTGCCGGGGAAGCAGACGCAGGTGGCGACCTCCACACCACCGGAACCGGTGGAGGAAGCCGGGACACCGCCACGGCACTCCTGGCTGGCGGCCTTTTCCCAGGCCCTGCAGAAATGGCTGGAGCCGGCGCAGACGGCCGGGACGAATGGTTAGTACGGCCGCGCTCGGTTTGCCGGGCCTCTCCGGACGGGCGCCGGCGGGCCACGCCGAGGGGCGAAGGGCATGGAGACAAATATCAATATCCGTAAACGCCTGGCATTTGTTTTTTTTCTTTTGGCCATGGGCCTTACAGCGGTTATATTCAGGCTGGCATGGCTGCAGCTAGTTAAAGGAAACGAGTTGCAGCAAAAGGCCCTGGAAAACCGCCTCAATCCCATGCCGGTGACGGCCCAGCGGGGGGTTATTTACGACCGCAACCGGCATGAACTGGCCATCAGCATCGCCACCGACTATATCGGCGCTTTTCCTCCGGAGATAAAGGAGTCGGGCAGGGCCGAGGAGATCGCCGCCAAATTAAGCGCCATCCTGGGAATACCGACCGATAAAATCCTTGAAAAAATAACCCGCAACACCGGTTTTGAATTTATCGAGCGGCAGGTAGAATTTGATAAGGCGCAAAAGATTAAGGATTTAAAGCTGCCGGGAATTGAAGTGGTGCCGGAAAGCCGGCGCTATTATCCCAACGGGATGCTGGCGGCCCATGTACTGGGTTTTGCCGGCATCGACAACCAGGGGCTGGAAGGCTTAGAGGCCATGTATGACAAAGAACTGTCCGGGGAGGACGGTAAAATCGTCCTGGAGTTCGACGCCCTGGGCCACGAAATTCCCCGTGCCACCCACCGCTATATACCTCCCCAGAACGGTCACAGCCTTGTCCTGACCATCGACCAGACCATCCAGTATATAGCCGAGCGCGAGCTAGACAAGATCATGGCCAGCCCTACTAAACCCCGCAAGGCCAATATCGTCGTCATGGACCCGAAAACCGGGGAAATACTGGCCATGGCCAGCCGTCCGGCCTTTGATCCCAACAACTACGGCAAATATCCCAACAGCGTATGGGGCAATCCCCTGGTCAGGGACGCCTATGAACCCGGTTCGGCCTTTAAGATTATTACCGCCGCCGCCGCCCTGGAAGAGGGCGTCGTCAGCCCCACGGATCGCTTTTACGATCCGGGTTATATTAAAGTGGGTCCGGATACCATAAACTGCTGGCTGCCAGGCGGCCACGGCAGCGAATCCTTTGTTGAAGGGGTCAAGAATTCCTGCAATCCCGTCTTCGTCCAGGTGGCCCTGAGGCTGGAAGAAAAGAAAGCCGGACTTTTTTATGATTACATCAAGGCCTTCGGCTTCGGCGCGCCCACTGGTATTGACATAACGGGCGAGGGAACGGGGTTATTGATCCCATTTAACGAATTAAAGCCCATTAACATTGCCACCATCGGCATCGGCCAGGGTATCGCCGTAACCCCCATTCAATTGATTACCGCCGTCGCCGCGGTGGCCAACGGCGGGCAGCTTGTCCGTCCCCATCTGGTTAAAGAAATCCTGGACAATAAAGGGAACGTCGTTAAAAAGTATGAGCCGGAGGTAATCCGCCGGGTCATCTCGCCGGCAACGGCCAAGCGTTTGAGTGAAATGCTGGAAGCGGTCGTCAGCGAAGGGACCGGTCGCAACGCCTATATTCCCGGCTACCGGGTAGGCGGCAAAACGGGTACAGCCCAGAAGGCCGGCCCCGGAGGGTATATGGAAGGGAAATATGTGGCTTCCTTTATCGGTTTCGCCCCTGTTAACGATCCCCGCCTGGTGGCCCTGGTGACCATTGACGAACCCCAGGGGTACCCTTATTACGGCGGTACCGTGGCCGCCCCCATATTCCAGCGGGTGGTGAGCGATGCCCTTCACTACCTCAAAGTACCGCCCCAGTATGACAGCGGGAAAAAAGAAGGGGAGGTATCCCCGGCGCCGGTTACCGTCCCTAATGTCATCGGCAAGGATCTGGCCGCAGCCCGGGTCGAACTGGAAAAGGCGGGCCTGGCGGTACGGGTGGAAGGCGGCAGCGGCGAGGTGATTGCCCAGGTTCCTAAAGGAGGGGCCGTTGTGCCGGCGGGCACCCACGTTATCCTCTATCTTAAGGGCGATCCCGCCAAACCGCTGGTGCCGGACGTTGCCGGTCTGAGGGTCAACGATGCGGCCGCCGTCCTTGAGGCCTACGGCCTCATCCTGGTACCCGACGGTAGCGGTCAAGCGGCCGGCCAGGATCCGCCGGCGGGAACGGCCGTACCCCCCGGGACGAAAGTTAGAGTCAGGTTTATCGAGCCCTCCCTGGAAACCATGGGACCGTAGTTTTTGCCAGCCCGGCCCTGCAGGTGCCGGGCTTGGCCGTATGCCGGGTAAAATTACCAATCAGTGGCAAAAATATAACTAAAAACGAGGAGGGGCATTCCACTTTGACCCTGGAGGAGTTGACAGAAGGGGTTGTTGTTAAAGCCAGGGGCGGTGAGCAGCGGACCCCTTTAAAGGGTATCCATTATGACTCCCGGAAGGTTGAACCCGGTTTTCTTTTTGTTGCCGTCAAAGGTTTTACGACCGACGGCCATCGTTATATAAGCGACGCCCTGGCCCGAGGTGCCGTCGCCGTTGTATTAGAGGAAAAAGTTCCCCTGCCGCCCGGCGTGCCCTGGGTGCAGGTTGAAGAAAGCCGCCGCGCTCTGGGTCTTCTTGCGGCCCGGTTTTACAGTTATCCTAGCCGGATGGTGCGCCTCATCGGCGTAACCGGCACCAACGGCAAGACTACCACCACCCACCTCATCCAGGCGGTGCTGGAAGCGGCCGGGAGGCCGACTGGCTTGGTGGGAACTATCTTTAACCGCATGGGCGAGAGGGTTTTACCTGCCGTCCATACTACCCCGGAATCCCTGGAACTGCAGGAACTCCTGAACCGCTTCGTCGGCCTGGGGGCCCGGTATGTCGTCATGGAAGTTTCTTCCCATGCCCTGGCCCTGCACCGGGTGGCGGGAGCGGAGTTCGATGCAGCCGTGTTTACCAACCTGACCCAGGATCACCTTGACTTCCACCGGGATATGGAGGACTATTTTCAGGCCAAGGCCCGTCTTTTCCGTAACCTGAATAACGGCGTTAAAAACGGCCCCAAATACGCCGTGATTAACGGGGACGATGCCTACGGCCAACGTTTAAAGGACCTTACTCCGGTTCCGGTCATCACTTACGGATTAAGTCCCGCGTGCCATGTGCGGGCCCTGGACATCAGGTTAGAAGCAAATGGTGCCGCCTGTCGGCTCCTCTGGCCCGGGGGGGAAACGGAGTTGAAACTTCAACTTACCGGCCGCTTTAATATCTACAATGCCCTGGCCGCCTTTACCGTGGCCCTGCAGGAAGGGCTTGAGCCCCGGGAAATTGCGGCAGCCTTAAGCCGGGTGGCCGGCGTGCCCGGCCGTCTGGAGCAGGTGCGTCAGGGTCAGCCCTTCACCGTGGTAGTTGATTATGCCCATACTCCCGACGGCCTCGAAAACGTCCTGACGGCGGCCCGCCAGGTAACCCGGGGTCGCTTGATCGTCGTCTTCGGCTGCGGCGGCAACCGCGATCGCGGCAAACGCCCCCTGATGGGCAAGACTGCCGCCCGATTGAGCGATTACTTAATTATTACTTCCGATAATCCCCGCAATGAAGAACCAGAGGCCATTATCGCCGACATTCTCCCCGGGGTAAAGGAGGTACCCGGTGCCCGCTTTGACGTGGTAGTCGACCGGCGCCGGGCCATTGCCAGGGCCCTGTCAATGGCCCGGGAGGGGGATATGGTGGTCATAGCGGGTAAGGGGCATGAAACCTATCAAATAGTTAAGGGGGAGATTTTACCCTTTGACGATCGCCAGGTGGCCAGGGAGGAACTGGCCGCCCTGGGCTATACGGGGGAGGGAAGGCCATGCTAACGGCTGCGGCAGGGGAAGTGTGCGCCGCCGTCGGGGGAAAGCTGCTGGCCGGCAGAGAAACGACGATGATTAAAGGTGTCGGCCTAGACAGCCGAATTATTCAACCGGGGATGCTTTTCATCGCCGTTAAGGGGGCCAGATTTGACGGTCATGATTTTATCGGCGCGGCCCTGGACAAAGGGGCGGCGGCGGCGATGGGGCGGTATTTTCCGGGAGAAATAAGGGACCGCCTGCACCCAGAACAGGCCTTGATTCAGGTGGAAGATACCCTGGAAGCCCTGCAGCGCCTGGCCGCCTTCCACCGGCAGAAAAATTTTTCCGGGATTCTTATCGGCGTTACCGGTTCAAGCGGTAAAACTACGACGAAGAATCTGGTGGCCGCCGTTGTGGGGGCCGCAATGAAGGTCTTAAAGACGCCGGGTAATTTTAATAATGAAATCGGCCTGCCCCTGACCCTTTTAAACCTGTCTCCCGAACATGAAGCCGCCGTGGTGGAGATGGCCATGCGAGGGCGAGGGGAAATCGCCGCCCTCTGCGCCATCGCCCGTCCGACCATGGGCATTATTACCAACATCGGTACGGCCCACCTGGAACGCCTGGGGTCGGTGGCCGCCATAGCCGCGGCCAAGGGGGAACTGCTGGCAGCCCTTCCCCGGGACGGGACGGCCGTTTTAAACGGGGACGACCATTGGTGCCGCCGGCTGGCGGCGAACTGTCCCTGCCGGGTGGTGTTTTACGGCATCCACAGGCAGGCGGACGTGATGGCCGTGGATATCGCCTCCCTGGGGGAACGGGGAACGGCCTTTACCGCCCTTTTTCCCCATGGCTCCGTCCGGGTCCACCTTCCGGTACCGGGCCTGCACAATGTTTATGACGCCCTGGCCGCCCTGGCAGCAGGTTATGTCTTAAATATAAATCCTGAAGCCATGGCGCGGCGGCTTGAGGAATGGCCGGCGGAAAACCTGCGCCAGGAGCTGCGTCCGGGACCGGGAGGGTGTCTCGTTTTTAACGACGCCTACAACGCCAATCCCGATTCCATGAAAGCAGCCTTACAGGCCCTGTCGTCCCTGCCGGGTCGCAAGGTGGCCGTTTTAGGCGATATGTATGAACTGGGCCCGGAGGCTCCGCGGCTTCACCGGGAGGTGGGCAGCTTTGCTGCGGGATGCGGCCTTTTCCGCCTGATTACCGTGGGAGGGTTGGCCAGGGAGATAGCCGTCGGGGCGATTGCTGCCGGGATGGACCCGGAGGGGGTTTTCATCTGCGGCGATCACCGGGAGGCGGCGAAGCGCCTTGAAGGCCTGGGGCCGGGGGATGTCGTGCTTTTTAAAGGCTCCCGCCTGGCGGGTATGGAGCAGGTACTTGAAGTATGGGAGGGGGAGGTGGATGGGTGACGCCTTCAAAGCCCTGGCCCTGGCGGCGGCGGTTACTGTCGTCCTGGGACCGGCGGTAATTGCCATTTTAAAGCGCCTCAAGGCGGGGCAGGCCGTGCGCCAAGACGGCCCCCGCAGTCATTTGACCAAAAGCGGTACTCCCACCATGGGCGGCATTTTGTTTTTGCTTGGTCTGACGGCCGCTTCCCTGGCCCTGGCACCGACATCACCCCTAATACTTTCGGCCCTCGTCCTGACCTGGGGTTACGCCTTAATAGGTTTTGTCGACGACGGCCTGAAGGTGGTCCTGCGTCGCCCTCTGGGCCTGTATGCCCGTCAAAAGCTGGGGGGACAGATTTTCCTGGGCCTGGCGGCCGGGGTGGCGGCCGTTCTCTGGCTGGGCCGGGGCAGTGCTGTCCATGTACCTTTAGTTGGCATAACCATGGAACTGGGGTGGGCATATCCACTGCTGGCGGCCTTATTGATGGTGGCCACGACGAACGCCGTAAACTTGACGGATGGTCTGGACGGCCTGGCCGCCGGCGTTACTATTTGGGTGGCCCTGGCCTACGGCCTGATAGCAGCGGCGGTCGGGCAGAGGGAAATGGCGATATTTGCCTTTGCCCTGGCGGGAGGATGTCTGGGCTTTTTAGCGTATAACTTTCATCCGGCAAAGGTTTTTATGGGGGATACCGGTTCCCTGGCCCT belongs to Moorella humiferrea and includes:
- a CDS encoding UDP-N-acetylmuramoyl-L-alanyl-D-glutamate--2,6-diaminopimelate ligase is translated as MTLEELTEGVVVKARGGEQRTPLKGIHYDSRKVEPGFLFVAVKGFTTDGHRYISDALARGAVAVVLEEKVPLPPGVPWVQVEESRRALGLLAARFYSYPSRMVRLIGVTGTNGKTTTTHLIQAVLEAAGRPTGLVGTIFNRMGERVLPAVHTTPESLELQELLNRFVGLGARYVVMEVSSHALALHRVAGAEFDAAVFTNLTQDHLDFHRDMEDYFQAKARLFRNLNNGVKNGPKYAVINGDDAYGQRLKDLTPVPVITYGLSPACHVRALDIRLEANGAACRLLWPGGETELKLQLTGRFNIYNALAAFTVALQEGLEPREIAAALSRVAGVPGRLEQVRQGQPFTVVVDYAHTPDGLENVLTAARQVTRGRLIVVFGCGGNRDRGKRPLMGKTAARLSDYLIITSDNPRNEEPEAIIADILPGVKEVPGARFDVVVDRRRAIARALSMAREGDMVVIAGKGHETYQIVKGEILPFDDRQVAREELAALGYTGEGRPC
- a CDS encoding stage V sporulation protein D; amino-acid sequence: METNINIRKRLAFVFFLLAMGLTAVIFRLAWLQLVKGNELQQKALENRLNPMPVTAQRGVIYDRNRHELAISIATDYIGAFPPEIKESGRAEEIAAKLSAILGIPTDKILEKITRNTGFEFIERQVEFDKAQKIKDLKLPGIEVVPESRRYYPNGMLAAHVLGFAGIDNQGLEGLEAMYDKELSGEDGKIVLEFDALGHEIPRATHRYIPPQNGHSLVLTIDQTIQYIAERELDKIMASPTKPRKANIVVMDPKTGEILAMASRPAFDPNNYGKYPNSVWGNPLVRDAYEPGSAFKIITAAAALEEGVVSPTDRFYDPGYIKVGPDTINCWLPGGHGSESFVEGVKNSCNPVFVQVALRLEEKKAGLFYDYIKAFGFGAPTGIDITGEGTGLLIPFNELKPINIATIGIGQGIAVTPIQLITAVAAVANGGQLVRPHLVKEILDNKGNVVKKYEPEVIRRVISPATAKRLSEMLEAVVSEGTGRNAYIPGYRVGGKTGTAQKAGPGGYMEGKYVASFIGFAPVNDPRLVALVTIDEPQGYPYYGGTVAAPIFQRVVSDALHYLKVPPQYDSGKKEGEVSPAPVTVPNVIGKDLAAARVELEKAGLAVRVEGGSGEVIAQVPKGGAVVPAGTHVILYLKGDPAKPLVPDVAGLRVNDAAAVLEAYGLILVPDGSGQAAGQDPPAGTAVPPGTKVRVRFIEPSLETMGP
- a CDS encoding UDP-N-acetylmuramoyl-tripeptide--D-alanyl-D-alanine ligase is translated as MLTAAAGEVCAAVGGKLLAGRETTMIKGVGLDSRIIQPGMLFIAVKGARFDGHDFIGAALDKGAAAAMGRYFPGEIRDRLHPEQALIQVEDTLEALQRLAAFHRQKNFSGILIGVTGSSGKTTTKNLVAAVVGAAMKVLKTPGNFNNEIGLPLTLLNLSPEHEAAVVEMAMRGRGEIAALCAIARPTMGIITNIGTAHLERLGSVAAIAAAKGELLAALPRDGTAVLNGDDHWCRRLAANCPCRVVFYGIHRQADVMAVDIASLGERGTAFTALFPHGSVRVHLPVPGLHNVYDALAALAAGYVLNINPEAMARRLEEWPAENLRQELRPGPGGCLVFNDAYNANPDSMKAALQALSSLPGRKVAVLGDMYELGPEAPRLHREVGSFAAGCGLFRLITVGGLAREIAVGAIAAGMDPEGVFICGDHREAAKRLEGLGPGDVVLFKGSRLAGMEQVLEVWEGEVDG
- the ftsL gene encoding cell division protein FtsL translates to MLAAPAQELAYKLDAVHRPAAGERRPRPRAKGKPGHKILLLGLVLLAVGLAFAKTYLAVQVIIKGYELEALKKEIDTIQKENERLQLEVARLKAPERIASVATTRLGMVEPQEGQLCYVAGKTVPGKQTQVATSTPPEPVEEAGTPPRHSWLAAFSQALQKWLEPAQTAGTNG
- the mraY gene encoding phospho-N-acetylmuramoyl-pentapeptide-transferase, whose amino-acid sequence is MGDAFKALALAAAVTVVLGPAVIAILKRLKAGQAVRQDGPRSHLTKSGTPTMGGILFLLGLTAASLALAPTSPLILSALVLTWGYALIGFVDDGLKVVLRRPLGLYARQKLGGQIFLGLAAGVAAVLWLGRGSAVHVPLVGITMELGWAYPLLAALLMVATTNAVNLTDGLDGLAAGVTIWVALAYGLIAAAVGQREMAIFAFALAGGCLGFLAYNFHPAKVFMGDTGSLALGAAVGFLAIITRTELVLPLLGGVYVIEALSVIMQVVSFRLTGKRLFRMSPLHHHFELLGWPETRVVLFFWFLALIMVAAGLYILAI
- the rsmH gene encoding 16S rRNA (cytosine(1402)-N(4))-methyltransferase RsmH, with translation MPYAHQPVLLAEVVRYLEPQPGEIFVDATVGGGGHSFAIVPHLLPGGRLLGLDRDAEAVQAAKERLAPFGEAVEIIEGNFKDLDVILASRGIGGVDGLLLDLGVSSYQLDNPERGFSYQHEAPLDMRMGRNGDLTAATLVNTWPEERLAQIIWEYGEERWARRIAACIVAARQREPITTTTRLVEIIKAAIPARARRSGHHPAKRTFQALRIAINGELDALKTVMAKLEQILNPGGRVGVISFHSLEDRIVKNAFQLLSGRCTCPPDLPVCICGRRRVLEPITHKPVTPSTAEIAANPRARSARLRVARRVLKEKDGE